The following are encoded together in the Ictidomys tridecemlineatus isolate mIctTri1 chromosome X, mIctTri1.hap1, whole genome shotgun sequence genome:
- the LOC101967631 gene encoding olfactory receptor 11A1 has translation MEKQRLPQTFLPSMRPENTTRMVTEFIILGFGDLKELSPLLFLVFGIVYLATISGNLLLVVLVSTQQVLQTPMYFFLVNLSCLEVCYTSNIVPRMLVDLLRENRAMSMVCCIIQLYFFGALGSTECCLLAVMSYDRYLAVCWPLHYPTLMHKTLCMGLAVGSWLSGFTVAAAFQGAMVSSLTFCGDNEIDHFFCDLKPLQRLSCTDPHVVNLVCMSLTALVTLAPFGLTLASYWRILSVVLHMPSTTGRQKAFSTCSSHLVVVTLFYGTLILVYAVPLAGQVTTLHKTFSLLYTVVTPLCNPLIYSLKNKDVKDALRKLKI, from the coding sequence ATGGAGAAGCAAAGACTTCCTCAGACATTTTTGCCCTCTATGAGGCCAGAAAACACCACTAGGATGGTAACTGAGTTTATCATACTAGGGTTTGGAGACCTTAAGGAACTGAGTCCCTTACTCTTCCTAGTGTTTGGCATTGTCTACTTAGCCACCATTTCTGGGAATCTTCTCCTTGTGGTGCTGGTGAGCACTCAACAGGTTCTACAAACTCCAATGTACTTCTTCCTGGTGAATCTCTCATGCCTGGAGGTATGCTATACATCCAATATTGTGCCCAGGATGCTGGTAGACTTGTTGAGAGAAAATAGAGCAATGTCTATGGTGTGTTGTATTATTCAACTCTATTTCTTTGGGGCCCTGGGAAGCACTGAATGTTGTCTACTGGCAGTGATGTCTTATGACCGGTACCTGGCTGTCTGCTGGCCCTTGCACTATCCAACATTAATGCATAAAACTTTGTGTATGGGACTGGCAGTTGGCTCGTGGCTTAGTGGCTTCACTGTAGCAGCTGCATTCCAGGGTGCTATGGTATCCAGCTTGACCTTCTGTGGGGACAATGAGATTGACCACTTCTTCTGTGACTTGAAACCTCTACAGAGGCTCTCCTGCACAGATCCTCATGTGGTCAACCTGGTGTGCATGAGTCTAACAGCCCTGGTGACTCTTGCCCCCTTTGGACTAACCCTAGCCTCCTACTGGAGGATTCTTTCAGTGGTCTTGCATATGCCATCCACAACTGGTAGGCAAAAGGCATTCTCCACTTGCTCCTCTCATCTAGTAGTTGTGACCTTGTTTTATGGGACCTTAATCTTGGTCTATGCTGTGCCCTTGGCTGGCCAGGTGACAACTCTACATAAAACCTTTTCCTTGCTGTATACGGTTGTCACTCCCCTGTGTAATCCTCTTATCTACAGTCTCAAAAACAAAGATGTCAAGGATGCCCTAAGGAAACTGAAAATTTGA